One window of the Triticum dicoccoides isolate Atlit2015 ecotype Zavitan chromosome 3B, WEW_v2.0, whole genome shotgun sequence genome contains the following:
- the LOC119277301 gene encoding uncharacterized protein LOC119277301: MQLHLHPHACSRGGSRCRRRLTWQEQRARCYSDVAVKRCFALLVPTQPSLEACTSVAILFTTDFVSLCLQGVLRPLPRPQQCPWFETNRNLLHECLHHLFMILRAVKILVCPRLKL, translated from the exons ATGCAGCTCCACCTCCATCCCCACGCTTGCAGCCGTGGTGGTTCACGGTGCCGTCGCCGTCTTACTTGGCAGGAGCAACGCGCTCGATGCTACTCCGATGTTGCCGTCAAGCGCTGCTTCGCCTTGCTTGTCCCAACTCAGCCATCGCTGGAGGCCTGCACTTCTGTAGCCATCTTGTTTACGACTG ATTTTGTTTCTCTATGCCTACAAGGTGTTCTGCGTCCACTTCCACGGCCCCAAC AATGTCCATGGTTTGAGACAAACAGAAACCTGCTTCATGAATGCCTTCATCACTTGTTTATGATATTAAGGGCTGTGAAAATTCTGGTCTGCCCAAGATTGAAATTGTAA